A region from the Streptomyces tsukubensis genome encodes:
- the nuoK gene encoding NADH-quinone oxidoreductase subunit NuoK, with product MHLAYPAVLSVLLFCIGIYGVLARRNAILVLMSVELMLNAVNLNLVAFDVWLRDTLHSGQALALFTIAIAAAEIGIGLAIVLMVYRNRGSSDIDRLRDTAEHPDGPDDSGYDPDHPDAAAAADVPATQKAEATA from the coding sequence ATGCATCTCGCCTACCCCGCCGTGCTCTCCGTCCTCCTCTTCTGCATCGGCATCTACGGCGTCCTCGCCCGCCGCAACGCGATCCTCGTCCTGATGTCCGTCGAGCTGATGCTCAACGCCGTCAACCTCAACCTGGTCGCCTTCGACGTCTGGCTCCGCGACACCCTCCACTCCGGTCAGGCCCTCGCCCTCTTCACCATCGCCATCGCGGCCGCCGAGATCGGCATCGGCCTGGCGATCGTGCTGATGGTCTACCGCAACCGCGGCTCGTCCGACATCGACCGGCTCCGCGACACCGCCGAGCACCCCGACGGCCCCGACGATTCCGGGTACGACCCCGACCATCCCGACGCGGCCGCCGCCGCCGATGTCCCGGCGACGCAGAAGGCCGAGGCCACCGCGTGA